Genomic window (Capricornis sumatraensis isolate serow.1 chromosome 16, serow.2, whole genome shotgun sequence):
CACATGACAAGTCAAGCACCTATTAAATATGGGAACCTGAGCTGCATATTGACACACAGTGTGAATTAAATTTATGAAGTCGTCGGAATCTGATACTGTAATGCCTTGTTCTTAATACTGGTACTGACCCAAACTCTGCAAATTCCCACAATCAGCATTCTTTAATATAGAATCCAGTCCATTATCAATGTTTATAAAACAATCTAGCTCTGATGTatgaacagaaatttaaaataagactaTCCTCCATTTTTCTGCCTTGAGCATTGTCTATCagataactgtaagggatttattttattttcacagcaTCAATGGACTATCTCTGGTTTCAAACACATACCTTTTCAGGATAACATTCACATCCtagtgagaaaagagaaaacatgagTCAAAAAGTAATAAGTCTCCCCACTTCCCAAGCTTATTCACATCCCCATCAGCCATCGATCGTGGGAATAAAAATGGTCTCATGTGAGAGCCAAAAAGTAGAGACAAGAGTGAAGCCAGTCATTTCAGAAGACACATGCGATGTTGTCAGGTTTCCCAAAAGGTAAAAGGCTTTGACTCTTGTAGAAGCGTGAGGGAGACTTCCAGTATCTGGAGATGAGACATATTTATGGGAAAAAcgaaaagcttgtaagtttggtGACCCATGAGATGATTTGAATAATACAGAGTTcttccatttattcaacaaaagtGCACAGTGATGTATCATTATTTGCCAAGCATTAAACCAGGCTTTGGAGAATCAAACATGAATTCATAATCCTAATATTCCTCAAGCTATGTATACTGCACTTGCTGAGAGTACAAGCAAACAAATGTATGATTGTAGGTGGTTTTTTCATCTCTCTCATCTCATTTGATACACTATAAGTGATCTACACTCTCTTAAATCCAGCATACACACAAGTACAGTTGATTTCTAATGCCTTAGTTTTACTCAGCTTTGTCTCTTAAATGCTTGTTAATATATTCGGTTAAACATAAGCCACAAGAATCAGTAACTTAGGATGTCTAATATGTAACTTACTATTCATCAACCAGATTGCCTCCTCTCTTGTACCCCATTTGTATAATGTTGCCAGTATGCATTCAGTCACCGTCCAAAAACTAGAGCCTTTGTCTGCACAGTAGTCTATACTGAATCTGTTTAGTCCATGGCTTAACAGCTTTTAGCCATGTAATCTTCTTAATCATCACATATATTATTAGTTTATTAGTTAGAATAGATATGCACCATtttatctgatctctttttcatgAAGCTTTATTTCCTTCATGTCAAGAGAACTTTCCCTTCCAGTGTAACCAAAAGTTCAGAAGCCTGCAGTGATTGGTTTACATAGAATCAGGTGTCCATAGTAAAATCGTCATTGTGATGTTGctggaaagaaatgaaggaatGTTACAGGAAGGTTccgtatttattgaaaataagttACTTTTAGTGTGAAGTAGATCATGGTAGGATAGGAAACACTGTAATCACTAGAGCAACCACAggggggaaaattttttttcaaatacagtTAGAAAATAGGAAAGCTTCAAATTTTATACCAGGAATATTTGTTTAACACAAAAGAAGCTAgttaggaagaaagagaagaatggaAACTACAGTAGCCAAATAGAAAGCAAGTAGTGAAGTTTAAATACAGCTATATCAGTATCTGTATTAAAGCTATCATCTTAATACCCCAATTAAAAAGTTAGAGATTGTTGGATGGGATAAGAAGGAAGAATTAGTGATTGTCATTTATAAgacatgtattaaaaaaaaaaaaaagagatgtattttagatttaaagatacaaataggaaaaagtaaaaagagaaaaactatagATCATGCAAGCTCTAatgattttaagtttttatattcttattagaaaaaaattgactttaaaacaatacaaattatGAACGAATGAGAGGATAATTTTATAATGATAAGAGGTTTAGTACATCAAAAAGATAAACCAattatatatgtgcatacacCTAACAATAGAGCTTTAAAACTCACCaagcaaaattaaaaggaaaaatgcagAATTTAACAATAGCAGTTGCAGATTTTAACTCACTCTCAATAATGAGAGAGCAGTTTACATGGAAACCACTCAATTATAGAAGACATGGAGAATACAATCTATCAACTTGACCTGACATCTATATACCATTTCACCGAATGAATGGAGAATATATAATCTTTTCATATGTACATTTTTCTCGACATACAATATCTGAGGCCATAAAGAATTATCAgtgaatttaaaagtttaaaggaataaaatatatattctgattACAATTGAATTAAATATGAAATCTACAGCAGAAGTAACATTCAAAAATCACCAAGTATTACTAATGAACAACACATCTTCATATATCTACgttttaacaaaaagaaattgcataggaaataggaaaataagtttatctgaataaaaacaaacactaaaTCAAAATGAATGGAAAGAAACTAACACTCTTGCATATCTTATTAAAATGCTCTCAAATCAGCGATCTACTAGGAAAGAAACGTTATTAAAaaacagtgcacacacacacgcacatatcacacatgcacacgcaaAAGTGTACAAAcacatgaagaaaacaaagctgagagcagaaataaatgcataagaaaatttacaaaatacacaaaatcaatgaaacaatggttttgaaaaaaatgaacataattgaaaaaaataactaaaaggagtgtggaaaaaatgaaagagcaaATCTGGAATACAAAAAGGGATTTGCTCTGAGTATTATAGACATTAAAGGTACAATAAGCAATTGTTATAACTAACTTTATGTTTACAAACCAGACAACTTAGGATAGACAAGTTCCTACAAAAATATAGAATAAAGGACTAACAGGTTGCAAAAATCTATATAATCTTAAtacaagtaaaaaagaaagaaaaaaatatgtatattttaaacttttccaaTAAGAAAAACCCAGAGTGAAATGGCGATGCTGGTAAATTATATTGcgtatttaaagataaataacaGTTCTTCATAaactgtcttcaaaaacagaaaaaaggtaGAGAATCTCAGCacattgagggaaaaaaaaaaacttcttggaatgtgaagtgaattTGACTGTGATAATCTGAATCATGAAAaggtacttgataaatatttagcaCTGTATCACAGAAAACAAGGGCTTATGGAAAATCACTGAATACAATAAATCTTCTCTAGACAGTGAAGTGTTTGCAATGAGCTTGACGACAATAAAAATAGAGCTTTCCCTTGTTTTTCCTACATTGAATTATTCAGGTATCCTTACAACCTCtgaaatagatgcagagaaggtaTATTGCAGAGTCAAAGCAGCCTCCACAAGGGCATCAGAAGTATCACAGGAACATATTTCTCTCCTGCCTCAGAGGCTGGGGTTCCTTTGCAGTCTTACCTGCAGCAGCTCCATTGTTGATCCCTGCAAACGGCGCTCCACATCTGAGATGTGACTGCTCACCAACAGCTTCTCTTGGACCAGATCATTCTCAGATTCTTCCAGCTCTTTGAGAATAACTCCCAACTCAtccttcagttttctcagttCCTTCGCCTCCTCACTGTCCAGGATTTCTCTTAGTTTTGTAAACTCTCCCTGGACACTTGCTATCTCAGTTTCTATTTGAGACTTAGGGAAtgagaaaaagacagagagaggtaCTTGGACCAGTGGCCTGGGACTGGGAGCCAGAACAATAACTATTCTGTTTGGGAAGTTCCCACAaggagtgaaagtctctcagtcatgactgactctttgcaaccccatggactgtatagtccgtggaattctctaggccagaatactggaattgatagcctttcccttctccaggggatcttcccaacctagggattgaacccaggtctcccgcattgcaggtggattctttaccagctgagctataagggaaacccaggaatactggagtgggtagcctgtcccttctccaggggaccttcccaacctggaATTgaaacggggtctcctgcattgcaggcagattctccaccagttgaactatcagggaagcccgtgaggaagtaaaatagaaagaagaaagcaatACCTGGGGTAGCTgacttttttaatatactttcctctacaccatatttcaaaataatggtcCCAATTCTGCACTGTTGAGGACAACTCAGAGCCAAATGGGATCTCTGGGTGTGGGCAGCCTTCACACATCTGTCCAGGACGCTCATGCCTCCCTCCATTACTCCTgaccccctcccaccgccctctCCCCAAAAGTAGAACACTGAGGACAGAACCAGGAGCCATTGTCAGATATCTCCCTGAGGAGACTAATAAACATGCTAAGAATGGAATATAAACTTCCCTAGCCATCCTCATCAGAGAGACCCTCTCTATAGAAACTCCCCCTCCagtatttgtgtttatttgtgATATCGTCACTTTTTAATACCCCACCCATTACGGGAAGGCTGAAGAAAGGATGAGCCAAATGACTGAACTGTCATGGTACAAAGGAAAAGGCAGCTCCTTGTGACCAGCCCAAGGTCCTGCATGGATACCTGTCTAACTTCCTCACGAAGCATCTCCTCATACCTTCCAAGTAGACATCTCTTCTCTGACTTTAATTTCCAACTCCTCAGCttcctgttttttccccttcagcCTCTGCAGACATGATTGGAGCATTTTCTGTGAGAAAAGAATCACACCATTGTCAAGATAGGGGCTTTCTCAGCATCACTATAGTGGAAAAATAAGGCTGATTTTCAAAGAGAATAGACTTTacagaaaatgtgaaagtgaCTAGAATCTGTGACTTGGAAGAAGACCTTGATGTTGAATGTGTTCTTTGAGACTCAAGATATAGGAGTCACTGCCCCCTCACCAAGAGAAGACTGGATCTCTTTGTTATGGAAGATACTTGATTctgtaaagaagaaaaacttgCACCTCATTTCACCCAGCGTCCTAGTTACCGATCATGTTCAAAAGAGTAATGAGAGCTTCTCTCGGTCCCAGATGTCCATGCACTAGCACAAGGTCCATGAATGTCTACTTCTGCCTAAGAGTCCATTTGTTTGCTTATACTTGGGTGGAATGTACAGAAATTTTCCTCACATGTCAGAAGGTAGGCATACGAAGAAAAGAGATCACAGGCCTCAAGTCCCTGGTAGCCAGGTAATTAAAGCCCAATGCAAACTAGAGATTTCCCTCGAGTACCATTTCCTGCtctgtttttttctgtattctggtcTCTTACCTGGTACTGTGGTGCAATCTCCTCCATGAGGAAGGTGTTGTGACCTCGGTGCTCCTGAGATCGCTCGCAAAGCCAACAAATGATCTTCCCATCTTGCTCACAGAAGAGGTGGAGCTTCTCTCCATGGTGAGCACAGAGATTTCTCTCTTGCTCCACCTCTGGGCTCACCTTAACCTCTCGGAGCCTCTGCACTATATTGGCCACATGCCTGTTAGGCCGCAGGTTCCCAGGCTCAAAACTAACTCTGCAGACAGGGCAGCTTTTCTTCCCCTCTTGGCCAACTATGGATTCCTCGTTGTTTGCAGTGATACAGGCTTGACAGAAGGTGTGGCCACAGTCAAGGCTCAGGGGTTCCGTCAGAAGCTCCAGGCAAATGGGGCAGGTCACTTCCTCTTGTATGTTCATCAGGATTCCTGAAGCCATGGCAGTGGCTCACCTGCTCCTCACTGTCTAGATTTCTGACAGTTCTCTCGTTCACAGATCCTTGAATGATTGGAAAGGTGACAAGTGTAGAGTAAGACAAGTAGAAGCAAAATGACACTAGTTATCCAGAAATCAAGGGTGACCCAAGAACAAATatggaaggagaaaaaataaaataaatggataagaaataaaaaaaaggagcTTCTTGACCTGGTAAAATGATTCTTTTTATAATAATTCTAAACATTTTGTTTCCAGCAAATGTCACATGACAAATTTCATCTCTCCTTATCTACGCATTgatatgtctaggagtgggattataGGATTATACAGTAactctattttatttgttttataaaacctccataatttttttcatagtggctgcaaaaatttacattcccaccaagagtctAGAAGGATTCCTTttcctctacaccctctccagcatttactatgGTAGCCTttaaaatgatggccattctgactggagtatGACTCTCTCATACTTCAGGTCACTCTCTCTTTACATGTTCTTTTATCACATAGACCCTTCTGATGACTGATTACACTGTAACTCTTATTACCATCTGTTGAATACTTACAATGATTTCCCTTATTATCATGCCATAATATATGACAATAGGCTTGTGtagacagtaaaaaaaattccttttcagatgtGAAAATAAAGATAGTGACCTACAGAAATCATATATCATTAATACACAGAATGGGAATTCAGGGTCCTCCTTGAGAGTTCTCCTAACCCATTGAGTTAGTCAAAGACAAACAGGTGACTTCATGGACCCAATTAAACCAAGGCACTGAGGGTGTAGAAGTAAGGAGACCTAGACCAGCGAAGAGGTCTTGGGGAGTCTCAAGTGTGTAAATATTGATTTCATTTTGGTCCAGAAATGTGCCAACCAAGGACATTGATAGGAGATTAATAACATGAAAGTATGAGGATGGTGAGGAGTGAGATGGTGCAAATAGATTCATCGGATCACATGAGTCAGATacacaaaaaaatagaaacacagaagaaattaatgttgctttgagaaaaatattctcaaaatatTAGGCAAGATCATTCAACTAATTATCGTTGACAAAACATTGTGTATTGTCAACTGGACTAATGTCCATacatagaaaatggaaaaaggatTTAATCTACAAGAATGGGCTTACTATTCACTTGGAAAGTGACAGCAGATtaatattcagttatatatacatatcccaggcttccctagtgtctcaga
Coding sequences:
- the LOC138093087 gene encoding tripartite motif-containing protein 5-like; translated protein: MASGILMNIQEEVTCPICLELLTEPLSLDCGHTFCQACITANNEESIVGQEGKKSCPVCRVSFEPGNLRPNRHVANIVQRLREVKVSPEVEQERNLCAHHGEKLHLFCEQDGKIICWLCERSQEHRGHNTFLMEEIAPQYQKMLQSCLQRLKGKKQEAEELEIKVREEMSTWKSQIETEIASVQGEFTKLREILDSEEAKELRKLKDELGVILKELEESENDLVQEKLLVSSHISDVERRLQGSTMELLQDVNVILKRSETVALKKPKSFRKEQRRVFRAPDLREILCVFNDQVTPNSPKSANVISPDQRQVRYASSCQPYVASRRQLSDASSLQRFGAWGSFSGF